One segment of Sinorhizobium mexicanum DNA contains the following:
- a CDS encoding ferredoxin reductase: MTEEGARSVPWQTCAITEIIRRTPSIKSFFLQVSKPFAHIAGQHVDVRLTAPDGYVTMRSYSIASSPSASNVIELAIERLPDGEVSPFFHDIAAVGDEIELRGPLGGHFLWPERATAPVLLIGAGSGVVPLMAMIRQRRALAQTVPTALLLSSRTQRDVLFADELLSLETADPTFTLALAITREPPERTSDFARRIDSTMVAELVARLPRMPAHVFICGSNPFVNIAADGALAAGLDASAIKTERYGG, translated from the coding sequence ATGACTGAGGAGGGCGCGCGATCGGTGCCTTGGCAGACGTGCGCCATCACCGAGATCATTCGGCGGACGCCAAGTATCAAGAGCTTCTTCCTGCAGGTCAGCAAGCCATTTGCGCATATCGCCGGCCAACACGTCGATGTACGACTAACTGCTCCAGATGGCTACGTGACAATGCGCAGTTATTCGATCGCCTCCTCACCGAGTGCCTCGAATGTCATTGAGCTCGCCATCGAACGCCTCCCGGATGGTGAAGTCTCTCCGTTTTTCCATGACATCGCAGCTGTGGGCGACGAAATCGAACTGCGAGGCCCGCTCGGCGGTCACTTCCTGTGGCCTGAACGTGCAACCGCACCGGTACTCTTGATCGGGGCGGGGTCTGGCGTCGTACCGCTGATGGCGATGATACGACAACGCCGCGCCCTGGCGCAGACTGTACCGACAGCGCTGCTCCTATCATCTCGAACACAGCGAGACGTGTTGTTCGCCGATGAACTGCTCTCATTGGAGACGGCGGACCCGACGTTCACCTTGGCCCTGGCGATTACTCGAGAGCCTCCAGAGCGCACTTCTGACTTTGCGCGACGCATCGATAGCACGATGGTCGCCGAGTTGGTTGCCCGGCTCCCCCGCATGCCTGCGCATGTGTTTATCTGCGGGTCAAACCCGTTCGTCAATATCGCGGCCGATGGCGCGCTAGCGGCAGGGTTAGACGCCTCGGCGATCAAGACCGAACGGTATGGCGGCTAG
- a CDS encoding sulfite oxidase-like oxidoreductase yields MITRGFTGRNSGGDQPDRIPPGQHLVEHFPVMTAGPTPRLATADWKFTLKIGPRPVKVWNWSEFNTLPKTKMTRDIHCVTSWSKLNTAWEGVIVDDILADAGVERPTDFVLAHCYDGYSSNVPLADLASGKAMVALNYEGQPLSRDHGGPARLLVPHLYFWKSAKWVNALQFTERDEAGFWELRGYHKYGDPWREQRYTND; encoded by the coding sequence ATGATCACGAGAGGTTTTACCGGCCGAAATTCGGGAGGAGACCAGCCCGATCGAATTCCGCCAGGCCAGCACCTTGTCGAGCACTTCCCTGTCATGACAGCTGGGCCGACCCCGCGCCTTGCAACAGCGGATTGGAAATTTACCCTCAAGATTGGACCGAGGCCGGTCAAGGTTTGGAACTGGAGCGAGTTCAACACGCTGCCCAAGACCAAGATGACGAGAGACATTCATTGCGTGACTTCATGGTCGAAACTCAACACCGCTTGGGAGGGCGTTATCGTCGACGACATCCTTGCCGATGCCGGAGTGGAGCGCCCCACTGATTTCGTGCTTGCACATTGTTACGATGGCTACTCTTCAAATGTTCCTCTTGCAGATCTTGCCTCCGGAAAGGCCATGGTCGCCCTGAACTACGAGGGGCAGCCGCTTTCGCGCGACCATGGTGGCCCTGCACGACTCCTCGTCCCACACCTGTACTTCTGGAAGTCCGCCAAGTGGGTAAACGCGCTCCAATTTACCGAACGTGACGAGGCGGGCTTCTGGGAGTTGCGCGGATATCATAAATATGGCGATCCGTGGCGCGAGCAGCGGTACACCAATGACTGA
- the wrbA gene encoding NAD(P)H:quinone oxidoreductase: MAKVLVLYYSSFGHVEKLAHEIASGASEAGATVEVKRVPELLSPEAARAAGYKVEQRAPVAKVEDLANYDAIVIGTGTRFGRMSSQMASFLDQAGGLWAKGALQGKVGAAFASSATQHGGQELTLFTIITNLFHFGMTVVGLNYGFAGQMNVDEITGGAPYGVTTVAGPDGKREVSENELAGARYQGRTIAEVAAKLHG; encoded by the coding sequence ATGGCTAAGGTACTCGTCCTTTACTACTCTTCTTTTGGGCACGTTGAGAAATTGGCGCATGAAATCGCATCCGGCGCGAGCGAGGCGGGGGCAACCGTCGAAGTCAAACGCGTCCCCGAACTCCTGTCTCCGGAAGCAGCCAGAGCAGCCGGATACAAAGTTGAGCAGAGAGCGCCTGTAGCGAAGGTCGAGGATCTTGCTAACTATGACGCCATCGTCATCGGTACGGGCACTCGCTTCGGGCGCATGTCGTCCCAGATGGCGAGCTTCCTCGATCAGGCCGGCGGCTTGTGGGCCAAAGGTGCTCTGCAGGGAAAAGTAGGGGCCGCTTTCGCTTCGTCGGCGACGCAGCACGGCGGTCAGGAACTGACGCTGTTTACGATCATCACGAATCTGTTCCACTTTGGCATGACGGTCGTGGGGCTCAACTATGGCTTCGCCGGGCAAATGAACGTCGATGAGATCACTGGCGGGGCTCCTTACGGTGTCACAACGGTCGCTGGCCCCGATGGCAAGCGTGAGGTCAGCGAAAACGAGCTTGCAGGAGCTCGCTATCAGGGACGAACGATTGCGGAGGTTGCCGCCAAGCTTCACGGCTAG
- a CDS encoding LysR family transcriptional regulator, with amino-acid sequence MTKDREAMNDRLAALKLFARAGRVGNFSSAGRELGLSQPSASRLIAALEAEVGATLFSRTTRAVTLTEAGATYLTRVEAILAALDEADHEARGTGELRGVLRVGTPISFGLREIIPRLPAFIKQHPALKIDLLVTDRYPDLVTEGIDVSFQFGALPDSSATARKLIRQPRILTASPDYLRERGTPTMPSDLAHHSVITSPAHPSPTFSFAKDGRVATIRVESQLSMTVNEGAITGAKAGLGIAASSLSSARAELESGALVRILPDWDCGSMEVNAVFVSGKIIKPAARAFTDFLVGELRR; translated from the coding sequence ATGACGAAAGATAGAGAAGCGATGAACGACCGACTTGCAGCGCTGAAACTGTTTGCCCGCGCAGGTCGCGTGGGCAACTTTTCGAGTGCCGGTCGTGAACTCGGTCTCTCTCAGCCCTCGGCCTCACGCCTTATCGCCGCATTGGAAGCCGAAGTCGGCGCGACGCTCTTCAGCCGGACAACCCGCGCGGTCACGCTGACGGAGGCTGGAGCAACCTATCTGACGCGGGTGGAGGCGATCTTGGCGGCGCTCGACGAGGCCGATCACGAGGCCCGCGGCACTGGAGAGCTGCGAGGGGTGCTTCGCGTCGGCACTCCGATAAGTTTCGGGCTCCGGGAAATCATCCCGCGGCTTCCCGCGTTTATAAAGCAGCACCCGGCGCTGAAGATCGATCTCCTGGTGACTGACCGCTACCCAGACCTCGTGACTGAGGGCATCGACGTGTCGTTCCAGTTCGGCGCCCTCCCCGACTCGAGCGCGACGGCGCGCAAACTCATCCGCCAGCCGAGGATACTCACGGCCTCCCCAGACTACCTACGGGAGCGTGGCACCCCCACGATGCCGTCGGACCTCGCGCACCACTCGGTGATCACCAGCCCAGCGCATCCCTCGCCGACTTTTTCGTTCGCCAAGGACGGGCGTGTTGCGACCATCCGTGTGGAAAGTCAGTTGTCAATGACAGTCAATGAAGGCGCAATCACCGGGGCGAAGGCCGGGCTGGGTATCGCCGCCTCGAGCCTCAGTAGTGCGAGGGCTGAGTTGGAAAGCGGGGCCCTCGTTCGCATTCTGCCCGACTGGGACTGCGGCTCGATGGAAGTCAATGCCGTGTTCGTGAGCGGAAAGATCATCAAGCCCGCTGCGCGCGCGTTCACGGATTTCCTTGTCGGGGAGCTTCGGCGCTGA
- a CDS encoding YkgB family protein, whose product MSTSTNQIRFQIAEKSTGSLNFLALLRWALVVIFLWFGAMKFTAYEATGIAPFIEHNPIMSWLHALFGVQGASYIIGVIELSTAAALILGAFQPIFSALGAAMSAATYIITLTFFLSTPGVAERTAGGFPAISAAPGQFLLKDLVLLAASLCLLFASVQGPLLKVQKS is encoded by the coding sequence ATGAGCACTTCTACGAACCAGATTCGTTTTCAGATCGCTGAAAAGAGCACTGGATCTCTTAATTTCCTGGCCCTGCTTAGATGGGCTCTGGTCGTTATCTTTCTTTGGTTCGGCGCAATGAAGTTCACGGCATACGAAGCAACTGGCATTGCTCCGTTCATCGAACACAACCCGATCATGAGCTGGTTGCACGCCCTATTCGGGGTTCAGGGGGCAAGTTACATTATAGGCGTGATTGAGTTGTCGACCGCAGCGGCTCTCATTCTCGGGGCCTTTCAGCCCATTTTTTCCGCATTGGGAGCGGCGATGTCGGCTGCGACGTATATTATCACGTTGACATTCTTCCTGAGCACGCCTGGCGTAGCAGAACGGACGGCGGGCGGATTTCCGGCCATCTCGGCAGCACCGGGGCAGTTCCTTCTTAAGGACCTTGTTTTGCTGGCTGCATCGCTTTGTCTCCTCTTTGCATCTGTACAGGGCCCGTTGCTTAAAGTTCAGAAGTCATGA
- a CDS encoding MarR family winged helix-turn-helix transcriptional regulator, which yields MAVSDRLVNLLGVLAVGVTDRMRSAVAEAMPEGGETVPSLIVIGHAPMMSIDQLSRILRLTHGGAVRLVDRLVERNLVDKQPSAIDRRIMTLTLTPSGLQLREELLALRRDALAALLERVSPDDLAPLGRIAAIIVASLPENALSALTTCRYCDDRICIDCPMEVFGPLETPGSSTATV from the coding sequence ATGGCTGTGTCGGACCGACTAGTGAACCTTCTGGGTGTTTTGGCGGTGGGCGTCACCGATCGAATGCGCTCGGCGGTCGCTGAAGCCATGCCCGAGGGGGGTGAGACGGTGCCGTCCCTGATCGTCATCGGGCACGCGCCGATGATGTCCATTGACCAGCTTAGCCGGATCCTGCGGCTTACCCACGGAGGCGCGGTTCGCCTCGTTGATCGCCTGGTCGAGCGGAACCTCGTCGATAAACAACCCTCCGCGATCGACCGTAGAATAATGACTTTGACTCTGACGCCAAGCGGTTTGCAGTTGCGAGAGGAATTGCTCGCCCTTCGTCGCGATGCGCTAGCCGCTCTGCTCGAGCGCGTATCGCCGGACGATCTGGCTCCACTCGGACGCATAGCCGCAATAATCGTCGCATCGCTGCCCGAGAACGCGCTCTCCGCGCTGACAACTTGTCGTTACTGCGATGACCGGATCTGCATCGATTGTCCGATGGAGGTCTTCGGGCCTCTTGAAACCCCTGGCAGTTCGACCGCCACGGTATGA
- the hemA gene encoding 5-aminolevulinate synthase: MRDFDTIFKSELDKLHSEGRYRVFAELVRHCGRFPRAKRLTAGGEQDVTVWCSNDYLGMGQHPKVIEAMKDAIDHCGAGAGGTRNISGTNYCHVLLEEELADLHGKEAALIFTSGYVSNWAALGTLGARIPGLIIFSDALNHASMIEGIRYAKCDRVIWKHNDVADLEAKLSAADPKAPKLIAFESVYSMDGDIAPMKEICDLADKYGAMTYLDEVHAVGMYGPRGGGIAEREGLMDRITVIEGTLAKAFGVMGGYIAASAALCDFIRSFASGFIFTTALPPALAAGSLESIRHLKASQIERVRHRERVRKVRSLLDQRGIPHMPNPSHIVPVMVGDAAKCKWISDLLLDDFGIYLQPINYPTVPKKTERLRITPTPLHSDADIEHLAEALHSLWSHCALARNVA; this comes from the coding sequence ATGAGAGATTTTGATACTATTTTCAAAAGTGAGCTAGACAAGCTGCATTCGGAAGGCCGCTATCGGGTATTTGCAGAGTTGGTTCGCCATTGTGGTCGTTTCCCGAGAGCGAAACGGCTGACGGCCGGCGGCGAACAGGACGTGACGGTCTGGTGCTCCAACGACTATCTCGGCATGGGTCAACACCCCAAGGTGATCGAGGCGATGAAAGACGCTATCGATCACTGTGGCGCGGGTGCGGGAGGCACCCGGAATATCTCTGGAACCAACTACTGTCATGTCCTCCTGGAGGAGGAGCTCGCCGATCTGCACGGCAAGGAAGCCGCGTTGATCTTCACATCCGGCTATGTTTCCAACTGGGCAGCGCTCGGTACGCTCGGCGCCAGGATACCCGGCCTCATCATCTTCTCCGATGCGTTGAACCATGCCTCGATGATCGAGGGCATCCGTTACGCCAAATGCGATCGGGTGATCTGGAAGCACAATGACGTCGCTGATCTCGAAGCCAAGCTGTCAGCCGCCGATCCCAAGGCGCCGAAGCTCATCGCCTTCGAATCGGTCTATTCTATGGACGGCGATATCGCGCCGATGAAGGAGATCTGCGATCTCGCAGACAAATACGGCGCCATGACCTATCTCGATGAAGTGCACGCTGTCGGCATGTATGGCCCGCGCGGCGGCGGCATTGCCGAGCGCGAAGGCTTGATGGACCGGATCACCGTCATCGAAGGCACGCTCGCCAAGGCGTTCGGCGTCATGGGCGGTTATATCGCCGCTTCGGCTGCGCTGTGCGATTTCATCCGCTCCTTCGCTTCGGGGTTCATCTTTACCACGGCGCTCCCGCCGGCCCTTGCCGCAGGTTCGCTGGAATCGATCCGCCATCTTAAAGCCAGCCAGATAGAGCGCGTTCGCCACCGGGAGCGCGTGCGCAAGGTACGCAGTCTGCTCGACCAGCGCGGCATCCCGCACATGCCGAACCCGAGCCATATCGTTCCCGTCATGGTCGGCGATGCCGCCAAGTGCAAATGGATTTCGGATCTGCTGCTCGACGATTTCGGCATTTATCTCCAACCAATCAATTATCCGACGGTTCCGAAGAAGACCGAACGCCTGCGGATCACGCCGACGCCGCTGCATTCGGATGCTGATATCGAACATTTGGCCGAAGCGCTGCATTCACTCTGGTCGCATTGCGCGCTCGCCCGCAACGTTGCCTGA
- the ccmI gene encoding c-type cytochrome biogenesis protein CcmI: MLTETILMVVTIAAGLILLYPFMRSQKSVDGSHRVQLAVYRDQLTELERDRLMGLFSDEQAEYVRAEIARRLFAADDNSRVRSHRPTRRPWTLASMFALLGAAFLLYLSIGRPDLPSHPFEHQANVLGMDITAVAANAEPAATQPLDDADARDMLLGPSPARLDGLAETLMAIAGGVVTEDARKILEQSMSIEPNNPRARFYIALSMEQAGRSGEARAAFEALAKDSPPGAPWLPLVNEHIAKNGGTAIAPAAQPTSPGDPTTKDLAAAETMSGGDRQQMIRGMVESLNAKLAENPDNFEGWMRLVRSYAVLNDKNRAANALQSGLAAFPASGDQGRQLLALAKELGIAMEGRTE, encoded by the coding sequence GTGCTGACGGAGACCATTCTCATGGTGGTGACCATCGCAGCCGGATTGATCCTGCTTTATCCCTTCATGCGCAGCCAAAAGTCCGTCGACGGCAGCCATCGGGTCCAGCTTGCCGTCTATCGGGATCAGTTGACGGAGCTTGAACGCGACCGCCTTATGGGCTTGTTTAGCGACGAACAGGCCGAGTATGTCCGGGCCGAGATAGCCCGACGGCTCTTCGCGGCAGATGACAACAGCCGCGTGCGCAGCCATCGCCCGACGCGGCGCCCGTGGACCCTCGCATCGATGTTCGCCTTGCTTGGCGCTGCCTTCCTCCTCTACCTCTCCATCGGTCGGCCTGATCTGCCATCTCATCCATTTGAGCATCAGGCCAACGTCCTGGGTATGGACATCACCGCGGTTGCTGCAAATGCTGAACCTGCAGCCACACAACCGCTTGATGATGCAGATGCTCGGGACATGCTGCTGGGGCCGAGCCCCGCACGCCTTGATGGTCTTGCCGAAACGCTGATGGCGATTGCGGGAGGCGTGGTGACCGAGGATGCCCGAAAGATCCTGGAGCAGTCGATGTCCATTGAGCCGAACAATCCGCGCGCGCGTTTCTACATCGCACTGAGCATGGAGCAGGCGGGCCGGTCCGGCGAGGCGCGCGCCGCCTTCGAGGCGCTAGCCAAGGATTCGCCTCCCGGCGCCCCGTGGTTGCCGCTGGTCAATGAACATATCGCCAAGAACGGCGGAACAGCCATTGCGCCTGCAGCTCAACCGACATCACCGGGCGACCCAACGACCAAGGATCTGGCTGCGGCCGAGACCATGAGCGGCGGCGATCGGCAGCAGATGATCCGCGGCATGGTGGAAAGCCTCAATGCCAAGCTCGCCGAAAACCCGGATAATTTCGAGGGCTGGATGCGGCTTGTTCGCTCCTACGCCGTGTTGAACGATAAGAACCGCGCCGCAAACGCCCTGCAGAGCGGGCTAGCGGCATTCCCCGCAAGCGGCGATCAGGGCAGACAGCTGCTTGCGCTGGCCAAGGAACTCGGCATCGCCATGGAAGGACGGACGGAATGA
- the ccmE gene encoding cytochrome c maturation protein CcmE → MTRKQKRLAVIFGGMSFIIAAVLLVMFAFSRSVAYFYMPADLAKSPIPPDTRIRLGGLVREGGIVRGEGSVVRFAVTDPSGEIVNVRYQGILPDLFREGQGVVTEGTFEAGSNLFSADTVLAKHDETYMPKEVADKLKAEGLWEESEGQAPQGRAKGQEAKGREAKATQ, encoded by the coding sequence ATGACGCGCAAGCAGAAACGCCTGGCGGTGATTTTCGGCGGCATGAGCTTCATCATTGCCGCCGTGTTGCTCGTCATGTTCGCCTTCAGCCGGTCCGTCGCCTATTTTTACATGCCGGCGGACCTCGCCAAGAGTCCGATCCCGCCGGACACCCGCATCCGCCTGGGCGGTCTCGTCCGCGAGGGCGGCATCGTTCGTGGCGAGGGATCCGTCGTGCGCTTTGCTGTCACCGATCCGAGTGGAGAGATCGTCAATGTCCGCTATCAGGGCATCCTGCCGGACCTCTTTCGCGAGGGGCAGGGCGTCGTCACCGAGGGAACCTTCGAGGCAGGAAGCAATCTTTTCTCCGCCGACACCGTGCTTGCCAAGCATGACGAGACATACATGCCGAAGGAAGTGGCCGACAAGCTAAAGGCCGAAGGACTTTGGGAAGAGAGCGAGGGACAGGCGCCCCAAGGCAGGGCGAAGGGTCAGGAAGCAAAGGGCCGGGAGGCGAAGGCGACGCAATGA